One part of the Quercus lobata isolate SW786 chromosome 7, ValleyOak3.0 Primary Assembly, whole genome shotgun sequence genome encodes these proteins:
- the LOC115954243 gene encoding transmembrane 9 superfamily member 5-like isoform X1: MYFDNIRFKMQVGEKSATSYDPMHYIFNHLDFHILYLENKVKYIYVIDDYDIAEDISKDKEIYVNFTYSVSWEDFEYIELYLNQQISILSSVSDSSEKVGGDDPMPYTTNIVICAWLLLLCIVIVTYHRKYFTRRNAFQAEMMTKATGLVLPSRIHGYRCRCPPYSSLLGAILGVGTQLFIMNSICRVCILFVLAVYTGRQYPCNHESLYTWIITSYVLTSLVSGYKAASFHSSFTRSRWRECVLQTGALYFVPVFITGLAIITLKVITTGVSLPHDWYNYLWKISSLPLSFGILILDGILGQSSLRESEITCSTVHFQSEFRNQAWYMKTPAHMFFGGLLPFCMIFFMMNDIYASLYSLKVCGAFSTMFTAFLLVIILTVSVGMGCTHYQLSNQDNQWWWRSVFRGGSIAIFMFAYGLYFYARASARISMNLLQFLGYNACIFYAVFLILGTIGFYASSIISKSVHRGLKEL; encoded by the exons ATGTACTTTGATAATATTCGCTTCAAAATGCAAGTTGGAGAAAAGAGTGCAACCTCCTACGATCCTatgcattatattttcaatCACCTGGACTTTCATATCCTTTACTTAGAAAACAAAGTCAAATACATATATGTTATTGATGACTACGATATTGCTGAGGATATATCTAAGGACAAGGAAATCTATGTCAACTTCACGTATTCTGTCTCCTGGGAAGATTTTGAATATATAGAGTTATATTTGAACCAACAAATAAGTATTCTGTCTTCGGTCAGTGACTCGTCGGAGAAAGTTGGGGGAGACGATCCTATGCCTTATACTACAAATATAGTCATTTGCGCCTGGCTTCTGTTGCTTTGTATTGTGATTGTGACATACCATAGAAAGTATTTTACTCG GAGGAATGCTTTTCAAGCTGAAATGATGACCAAAGCAACAGGGCTTGTTCTTCCAAGTCGTATTCATGGCTATAGGTGCAGGTGTCCTCCGTACTCGTCCCTACTTGGGGCCATTCTGGGTGTTGGAACTCAACTCTTCATTAT GAATTCTATTTGCAGAGTTTGCATCCTCTTCGTTTTGGCTGTATATACTGGTCGCCAATATCCCTGCAATCATGAGAGCTTGTATACTTGGATCATCACGAGTTATGTTCTCACATCATTGGTTTCTGGGTACAAGGCTGCTTCATTCCACTCTAGTTTCACAAGAAGTAGATGG AGAGAATGTGTTTTACAAACTGGGGCCCTGTACTTCGTTCCCGTGTTCATAACAGGTCTTGCCATAATTACATTAAAGGTGATCACAACAGGGGTGTCACTTCCGCACGATTGGTATAATTATCTTTGGAAAATCAGTTCATTACCCCTCTCTTTCGGAATCCTTATTTTGGATGGCATATTGGGGCAGTCTTCCCTAAGAGAATCTGAAATAACTTGTTCCACCGTACACTTTCAAAGTGAGTTTCGTAATCAGGCTTGGTACATGAAGACACCTGCTCACATGTTCTTTGGGGGTCTTCTGCCTTTCTGCATGATCTTCTTCATGATGAATGATATCTATGCAAGCTTGTACAGTTTGAAAGTCTGTGGTGCATTTAGTACTATGTTTACGGCCTTCCTTCTTGTCATCATACTGACTGTGTCGGTGGGAATGGGCTGTACACACTATCAGCTGTCCAATCAAGATAACCAATGGTGGTGGAG ATCTGTGTTTCGTGGGGGATCAATTGCCATTTTTATGTTTGCGTATGGCCTCTATTTCTATGCTAGAGCAAGCGCTAGAATTTCAATGAACCTGCTACAGTTCCTGGGCTACAATGCTTGCATATTCTATGCTGTCTTCTTGATACTTGGAACCATTGGCTTCTATGCTTCATCAATTATTTCCAAAAGTGTACACCGAGGTCTAAAAGAGTTGTGA
- the LOC115954243 gene encoding transmembrane 9 superfamily member 5-like isoform X2 codes for MYFDNIRFKMQVGEKSATSYDPMHYIFNHLDFHILYLENKVKYIYVIDDYDIAEDISKDKEIYVNFTYSVSWEDFEYIELYLNQQISILSSVSDSSEKVGGDDPMPYTTNIVICAWLLLLCIVIVTYHRKYFTRRNAFQAEMMTKATGLVLPSRIHGYRCRCPPYSSLLGAILGVGTQLFIIVCILFVLAVYTGRQYPCNHESLYTWIITSYVLTSLVSGYKAASFHSSFTRSRWRECVLQTGALYFVPVFITGLAIITLKVITTGVSLPHDWYNYLWKISSLPLSFGILILDGILGQSSLRESEITCSTVHFQSEFRNQAWYMKTPAHMFFGGLLPFCMIFFMMNDIYASLYSLKVCGAFSTMFTAFLLVIILTVSVGMGCTHYQLSNQDNQWWWRSVFRGGSIAIFMFAYGLYFYARASARISMNLLQFLGYNACIFYAVFLILGTIGFYASSIISKSVHRGLKEL; via the exons ATGTACTTTGATAATATTCGCTTCAAAATGCAAGTTGGAGAAAAGAGTGCAACCTCCTACGATCCTatgcattatattttcaatCACCTGGACTTTCATATCCTTTACTTAGAAAACAAAGTCAAATACATATATGTTATTGATGACTACGATATTGCTGAGGATATATCTAAGGACAAGGAAATCTATGTCAACTTCACGTATTCTGTCTCCTGGGAAGATTTTGAATATATAGAGTTATATTTGAACCAACAAATAAGTATTCTGTCTTCGGTCAGTGACTCGTCGGAGAAAGTTGGGGGAGACGATCCTATGCCTTATACTACAAATATAGTCATTTGCGCCTGGCTTCTGTTGCTTTGTATTGTGATTGTGACATACCATAGAAAGTATTTTACTCG GAGGAATGCTTTTCAAGCTGAAATGATGACCAAAGCAACAGGGCTTGTTCTTCCAAGTCGTATTCATGGCTATAGGTGCAGGTGTCCTCCGTACTCGTCCCTACTTGGGGCCATTCTGGGTGTTGGAACTCAACTCTTCATTAT AGTTTGCATCCTCTTCGTTTTGGCTGTATATACTGGTCGCCAATATCCCTGCAATCATGAGAGCTTGTATACTTGGATCATCACGAGTTATGTTCTCACATCATTGGTTTCTGGGTACAAGGCTGCTTCATTCCACTCTAGTTTCACAAGAAGTAGATGG AGAGAATGTGTTTTACAAACTGGGGCCCTGTACTTCGTTCCCGTGTTCATAACAGGTCTTGCCATAATTACATTAAAGGTGATCACAACAGGGGTGTCACTTCCGCACGATTGGTATAATTATCTTTGGAAAATCAGTTCATTACCCCTCTCTTTCGGAATCCTTATTTTGGATGGCATATTGGGGCAGTCTTCCCTAAGAGAATCTGAAATAACTTGTTCCACCGTACACTTTCAAAGTGAGTTTCGTAATCAGGCTTGGTACATGAAGACACCTGCTCACATGTTCTTTGGGGGTCTTCTGCCTTTCTGCATGATCTTCTTCATGATGAATGATATCTATGCAAGCTTGTACAGTTTGAAAGTCTGTGGTGCATTTAGTACTATGTTTACGGCCTTCCTTCTTGTCATCATACTGACTGTGTCGGTGGGAATGGGCTGTACACACTATCAGCTGTCCAATCAAGATAACCAATGGTGGTGGAG ATCTGTGTTTCGTGGGGGATCAATTGCCATTTTTATGTTTGCGTATGGCCTCTATTTCTATGCTAGAGCAAGCGCTAGAATTTCAATGAACCTGCTACAGTTCCTGGGCTACAATGCTTGCATATTCTATGCTGTCTTCTTGATACTTGGAACCATTGGCTTCTATGCTTCATCAATTATTTCCAAAAGTGTACACCGAGGTCTAAAAGAGTTGTGA
- the LOC115952437 gene encoding MDIS1-interacting receptor like kinase 2-like isoform X1 yields MAPSVSISILIVALWVLYILMHSTTMVIAAGSVAASNSSALELEAKALLESGWWYDYSNDTFVDHCHFYGIICNAGGSVIEIDRGSYYLRDEISKLNISSFPNLVRLDLSDNGLTGSISVEIGTLSKLTHLDLSLNSLAGKLPPSLGNLTRLVKFNISSNSIIGELPLSLANLTRLQAFDISFNLVSGSIPKGLGNLKNLLEFRLSDNKFTRAIPSALGLLTNLFILDLSFNKITGPIPLSICHLTNLVSLSLSMNQINGHIPLEIGNMTNLRELYIKNNKLIGPLPSSLGHLTNLISLFLDSNQVNGSIPPEIGNMKYLRYLSINNNKLIGPLPSSLGNMTNLEDLHINNNNIVGPIPLTMGHLTSLQNLSLSGNQISGSIPVYIFNCSSLHNIIFSHNYLTGSIPFLNSSFFPLRWIDLSYNSISGGEIPLMSLEFLDVSYNNFNGSFPNLIGDMEHLRHFNLSNNKIVGQVPSIIGQLTELETLSLSWNQISGPIPKEIADCKRLSELLLSHNHLTGSIPSQISDIHFFKLDLSCNNLTGNIPDLSASLNEVNFSHNSFYGRIPDMYGYDNYAPSNFIGNKDLCGHVKGFPPCPRSIVHQIKFFVPLIACTMFLLLGYFFRSRCRVRKMSSESRETKNGDLFSIWNYDGKIAYEDIIEATEDFDIRYCIGTGGYGSVYKAQLPNGKVVALKKLHRLEAEDPNFDKSFKNEVKILTEIRHRNIVKLHGYCLHKRCMFLVYEYMERGSLFCVLHNNAEAVELDWMKRVNIIKSTAHALSYMHHEGVPVIVHRDVTSNNILLNSELEAFVSDFGTARLLDSDTSNQTLMAGTYGYIAPELAYTMKVTEKSDVYSFGVVALEILMGRHPGELLTSLSSSQSVMLNEILDKRLPPPNRLVAQDVFLVAAISFACLRAKPKSRPTMKSVSQEFLCHKKPIINPLHAVSVWQLRNQETYMVGESETHFEGPCFLVEKDNV; encoded by the exons ATGGCTCCCTCTGTTTCCATTTCCATTCTGATAGTAGCATTATGGGTTCTTTATATCTTGATGCACTCCACAACTATGGTTATTGCAGCTGGCTCTGTGGCAGCATCTAATTCATCAGCGCTTGAACTAGAAGCGAAGGCTCTCCTGGAGAGTGGGTGGTGGTATGATTACTCCAACGATACATTCGTAGATCATTGCCACTTCTATGGAATCATATGCAATGCTGGTGGAAGCGTCATAGAGATTGACAGGGGTAGTTACTATCTGCGAGATGAGATCAGTAAACTCAACATCTCTTCCTTCCCAAATTTAGTCCGTCTTGATCTTTCTGATAATGGGCTTACGGGGAGCATTTCAGTTGAGATAGGCACCCTTTCGAAGCTCACCCACCTTGATCTTTCCCTTAATTCTCTCGCAGGTAAGTTGCCTCCTTCACTTGGAAACCTCACTCGATTGGTGAAATTTAACATTTCTTCAAATTCTATCATCGGTGAGTTACCTCTTTCTCTCGCAAACCTCACTAGATTACAGGCATTTGACATTTCCTTTAATCTAGTCAGTGGTTCCATACCCAAAGGATTAGGTAATTTAAAGAATCTTCTAGAATTCAGATTGAGTGATAACAAATTTACCAGAGCAATCCCTTCTGCTCTTGGCCTTTTAACCAATCTTTTCATCTTGGATTTGTCTTTTAATAAAATCACTGGTCCAATCCCTTTGTCTATATGTCATCTAACCAATTTGGTTTCTTTGTCTCTTTCTATGAATCAAATCAATGGTCACATTCCACTAGAAATAGGCAACATGACGAATTTGAGGGAACTGTAcatcaaaaataacaagctTATTGGCCCCCTCCCTTCATCTCTTGGTCATCTAACCAATTTGATCTCTTTATTTCTTGATTCAAACCAAGTCAATGGTTCCATTCCTCCTGAAATAGGCAACATGAAGTATTTGAGATACCTGTCCATCAATAATAACAAGCTTATTGGCCCCCTCCCTTCATCTCTTGGCAACATGACGAATTTGGAAGACTTGCATatcaataataacaatattGTTGGTCCAATCCCTTTGACTATGGGTCATTTAACTAGCTTGCAAAATTTGTCCCTTAGTGGGAACCAAATTAGTGGTTCCATCCCTGTGTACATTTTTAATTGCTCTTCACTCCACAACATAATCTTCAGCCACAACTACTTAACTGGAAGCATTCCCTTTCTGAACAGTAGCTTTTTTCCATTGAGATGGATTGACCTCAGTTATAATTCTATTAGTGGAGGAGAAATACCTCTTATGAGTTTAGAATTTTTGGATGTCAGCTACAATAACTTCAATGGCTCCTTTCCTAACTTAATAGGCGATATGGAGCATCTGCGTCACTTCAACCTTAGCAATAACAAAATTGTTGGTCAAGTTCCTTCGATTATAGGTCAATTAACTGAGTTGGAAACGTTGTCCCTTAGTTGGAACCAAATCAGTGGCCCCATTCCCAAAGAAATAGCTGATTGCAAGAGGTTGAGTGAATTGTTATTGAGCCATAACCATTTAACTGGAAGCATTCCATCTCAAATTAGTGACATTCACTTTTTTAAGTTGGATCTCAGTTGCAATAATCTTACTGGAAATATTCCGGATCTTTCAGCTTCATTAAATGAAGTGAACTTTTCCCACAATTCTTTCTATGGTCGGATCCCAGATATGTATGGCTACGATAATTATGCACCTTCAAACTTCATCGGCAACAAAGATTTATGTGGTCATGTCAAAGGCTTCCCTCCTTGCCCAAGATCCATTGtccatcaaataaaattttttgttcccTTAATTGCTTGCACTATGTTTTTACTTCTTGGGTATTTTTTCCGCTCTCGATGTAGAGTTAGGAAAATGTCATCTGAGTCAAGGGAAACAAAGAATGGAGATTTGTTCTCAATATGGAATTATGATGGAAAAATTGCATATGAAGACATCATTGAAGCAACAGAGGACTTTGACATTAGATATTGTATTGGAACAGGTGGTTATGGTAGTGTTTACAAAGCACAGTTGCCTAATGGTAAAGTGGTTGCCTTAAAGAAACTTCATCGCTTAGAGGCTGAGGATCCAAATTTTGACAAGAGTTTCAAAAATGAGGTCAAAATTTTAACGGAAATTCGACATCGGAATATTGTGAAACTGCACGGTTATTGTTTGCACAAACGATGCATGTTTTTGGTCTATGAGTATATGGAAAGGGGAAGTCTATTTTGTGTCCTACACAACAATGCTGAGGCTGTAGAATTGGATTGGATGAAGAGGGTGAACATAATCAAAAGTACAGCACATGCATTATCTTAtatgcatcatgaaggtgtCCCAGTAATTGTCCATCGAGATGTAACAAGCAACAATATTCTATTGAACTCTGAGTTAGAGGCATTTGTGTCAGATTTTGGCACGGCTAGACTCCTTGATTCAGATACCtccaatcaaactttaatggcTGGGACTTACGGTTATATTGCTCCAG AATTGGCCTACACTATGAAGGTGACTgaaaaaagtgatgtttataGCTTTGGAGTGGTGGCATTAGAAATATTAATGGGAAGGCATCCAGGCGAACTCTTgacatcattatcatcatctcAAAGTGTGATGCTAAATGAAATATTAGACAAGCGTCTCCCACCTCCAAATCGTTTGGTTGCACAGGATGTTTTTCTTGTTGCTGCAATTTCATTTGCTTGCTTACGTGCTAAACCAAAGTCTAGGCCAACAATGAAATCAGTGTCTCAAGAATTTCTTTGTCACAAGAAACCAATAATAAACCCCTTACATGCAGTTTCAGTATGGCAGCTAAGAAACCAAGAAACTTATATGGTTGGAGAGAGTGAAACCCATTTTGAAGGTCCTTGTTTTCTGGTTGAGAAAGATAATGTTTGA
- the LOC115954243 gene encoding transmembrane 9 superfamily member 5-like isoform X3, giving the protein MAGRKITSLLVLILIALPVSVFAIQTLRTEPSRKEDREYKEGNYIPLFANTAYLNQNPWRNAFQAEMMTKATGLVLPSRIHGYRCRCPPYSSLLGAILGVGTQLFIMNSICRVCILFVLAVYTGRQYPCNHESLYTWIITSYVLTSLVSGYKAASFHSSFTRSRWRECVLQTGALYFVPVFITGLAIITLKVITTGVSLPHDWYNYLWKISSLPLSFGILILDGILGQSSLRESEITCSTVHFQSEFRNQAWYMKTPAHMFFGGLLPFCMIFFMMNDIYASLYSLKVCGAFSTMFTAFLLVIILTVSVGMGCTHYQLSNQDNQWWWRSVFRGGSIAIFMFAYGLYFYARASARISMNLLQFLGYNACIFYAVFLILGTIGFYASSIISKSVHRGLKEL; this is encoded by the exons ATGGCTGGTAGAAAAATAACAAGTTTGTTGGTTCTAATACTGATTGCTTTGCCAGTTTCGGTATTTGCAATTCAAACTCTGAGAACTGAGCCTTCAAGGAAGGAAGATCGAGAGTACAAGGAAGGCAATTACATTCCTCTCTTCGCCAACACAGCTTATCTTAATCAAAATCCATG GAGGAATGCTTTTCAAGCTGAAATGATGACCAAAGCAACAGGGCTTGTTCTTCCAAGTCGTATTCATGGCTATAGGTGCAGGTGTCCTCCGTACTCGTCCCTACTTGGGGCCATTCTGGGTGTTGGAACTCAACTCTTCATTAT GAATTCTATTTGCAGAGTTTGCATCCTCTTCGTTTTGGCTGTATATACTGGTCGCCAATATCCCTGCAATCATGAGAGCTTGTATACTTGGATCATCACGAGTTATGTTCTCACATCATTGGTTTCTGGGTACAAGGCTGCTTCATTCCACTCTAGTTTCACAAGAAGTAGATGG AGAGAATGTGTTTTACAAACTGGGGCCCTGTACTTCGTTCCCGTGTTCATAACAGGTCTTGCCATAATTACATTAAAGGTGATCACAACAGGGGTGTCACTTCCGCACGATTGGTATAATTATCTTTGGAAAATCAGTTCATTACCCCTCTCTTTCGGAATCCTTATTTTGGATGGCATATTGGGGCAGTCTTCCCTAAGAGAATCTGAAATAACTTGTTCCACCGTACACTTTCAAAGTGAGTTTCGTAATCAGGCTTGGTACATGAAGACACCTGCTCACATGTTCTTTGGGGGTCTTCTGCCTTTCTGCATGATCTTCTTCATGATGAATGATATCTATGCAAGCTTGTACAGTTTGAAAGTCTGTGGTGCATTTAGTACTATGTTTACGGCCTTCCTTCTTGTCATCATACTGACTGTGTCGGTGGGAATGGGCTGTACACACTATCAGCTGTCCAATCAAGATAACCAATGGTGGTGGAG ATCTGTGTTTCGTGGGGGATCAATTGCCATTTTTATGTTTGCGTATGGCCTCTATTTCTATGCTAGAGCAAGCGCTAGAATTTCAATGAACCTGCTACAGTTCCTGGGCTACAATGCTTGCATATTCTATGCTGTCTTCTTGATACTTGGAACCATTGGCTTCTATGCTTCATCAATTATTTCCAAAAGTGTACACCGAGGTCTAAAAGAGTTGTGA
- the LOC115952437 gene encoding MDIS1-interacting receptor like kinase 2-like isoform X2 has translation MAPSVSISILIVALWVLYILMHSTTMVIAAGSVAASNSSALELEAKALLESGWWYDYSNDTFVDHCHFYGIICNAGGSVIEIDRGSYYLRDEISKLNISSFPNLVRLDLSDNGLTGSISVEIGTLSKLTHLDLSLNSLAGKLPPSLGNLTRLVKFNISSNSIIGELPLSLANLTRLQAFDISFNLVSGSIPKGLGNLKNLLEFRLSDNKFTRAIPSALGLLTNLFILDLSFNKITGPIPLSICHLTNLVSLSLSMNQINGHIPLEIGNMTNLRELYIKNNKLIGPLPSSLGHLTNLISLFLDSNQVNGSIPPEIGNMTNLEDLHINNNNIVGPIPLTMGHLTSLQNLSLSGNQISGSIPVYIFNCSSLHNIIFSHNYLTGSIPFLNSSFFPLRWIDLSYNSISGGEIPLMSLEFLDVSYNNFNGSFPNLIGDMEHLRHFNLSNNKIVGQVPSIIGQLTELETLSLSWNQISGPIPKEIADCKRLSELLLSHNHLTGSIPSQISDIHFFKLDLSCNNLTGNIPDLSASLNEVNFSHNSFYGRIPDMYGYDNYAPSNFIGNKDLCGHVKGFPPCPRSIVHQIKFFVPLIACTMFLLLGYFFRSRCRVRKMSSESRETKNGDLFSIWNYDGKIAYEDIIEATEDFDIRYCIGTGGYGSVYKAQLPNGKVVALKKLHRLEAEDPNFDKSFKNEVKILTEIRHRNIVKLHGYCLHKRCMFLVYEYMERGSLFCVLHNNAEAVELDWMKRVNIIKSTAHALSYMHHEGVPVIVHRDVTSNNILLNSELEAFVSDFGTARLLDSDTSNQTLMAGTYGYIAPELAYTMKVTEKSDVYSFGVVALEILMGRHPGELLTSLSSSQSVMLNEILDKRLPPPNRLVAQDVFLVAAISFACLRAKPKSRPTMKSVSQEFLCHKKPIINPLHAVSVWQLRNQETYMVGESETHFEGPCFLVEKDNV, from the exons ATGGCTCCCTCTGTTTCCATTTCCATTCTGATAGTAGCATTATGGGTTCTTTATATCTTGATGCACTCCACAACTATGGTTATTGCAGCTGGCTCTGTGGCAGCATCTAATTCATCAGCGCTTGAACTAGAAGCGAAGGCTCTCCTGGAGAGTGGGTGGTGGTATGATTACTCCAACGATACATTCGTAGATCATTGCCACTTCTATGGAATCATATGCAATGCTGGTGGAAGCGTCATAGAGATTGACAGGGGTAGTTACTATCTGCGAGATGAGATCAGTAAACTCAACATCTCTTCCTTCCCAAATTTAGTCCGTCTTGATCTTTCTGATAATGGGCTTACGGGGAGCATTTCAGTTGAGATAGGCACCCTTTCGAAGCTCACCCACCTTGATCTTTCCCTTAATTCTCTCGCAGGTAAGTTGCCTCCTTCACTTGGAAACCTCACTCGATTGGTGAAATTTAACATTTCTTCAAATTCTATCATCGGTGAGTTACCTCTTTCTCTCGCAAACCTCACTAGATTACAGGCATTTGACATTTCCTTTAATCTAGTCAGTGGTTCCATACCCAAAGGATTAGGTAATTTAAAGAATCTTCTAGAATTCAGATTGAGTGATAACAAATTTACCAGAGCAATCCCTTCTGCTCTTGGCCTTTTAACCAATCTTTTCATCTTGGATTTGTCTTTTAATAAAATCACTGGTCCAATCCCTTTGTCTATATGTCATCTAACCAATTTGGTTTCTTTGTCTCTTTCTATGAATCAAATCAATGGTCACATTCCACTAGAAATAGGCAACATGACGAATTTGAGGGAACTGTAcatcaaaaataacaagctTATTGGCCCCCTCCCTTCATCTCTTGGTCATCTAACCAATTTGATCTCTTTATTTCTTGATTCAAACCAAGTCAATGGTTCCATTCCTCCTGAAATAGGCAAC ATGACGAATTTGGAAGACTTGCATatcaataataacaatattGTTGGTCCAATCCCTTTGACTATGGGTCATTTAACTAGCTTGCAAAATTTGTCCCTTAGTGGGAACCAAATTAGTGGTTCCATCCCTGTGTACATTTTTAATTGCTCTTCACTCCACAACATAATCTTCAGCCACAACTACTTAACTGGAAGCATTCCCTTTCTGAACAGTAGCTTTTTTCCATTGAGATGGATTGACCTCAGTTATAATTCTATTAGTGGAGGAGAAATACCTCTTATGAGTTTAGAATTTTTGGATGTCAGCTACAATAACTTCAATGGCTCCTTTCCTAACTTAATAGGCGATATGGAGCATCTGCGTCACTTCAACCTTAGCAATAACAAAATTGTTGGTCAAGTTCCTTCGATTATAGGTCAATTAACTGAGTTGGAAACGTTGTCCCTTAGTTGGAACCAAATCAGTGGCCCCATTCCCAAAGAAATAGCTGATTGCAAGAGGTTGAGTGAATTGTTATTGAGCCATAACCATTTAACTGGAAGCATTCCATCTCAAATTAGTGACATTCACTTTTTTAAGTTGGATCTCAGTTGCAATAATCTTACTGGAAATATTCCGGATCTTTCAGCTTCATTAAATGAAGTGAACTTTTCCCACAATTCTTTCTATGGTCGGATCCCAGATATGTATGGCTACGATAATTATGCACCTTCAAACTTCATCGGCAACAAAGATTTATGTGGTCATGTCAAAGGCTTCCCTCCTTGCCCAAGATCCATTGtccatcaaataaaattttttgttcccTTAATTGCTTGCACTATGTTTTTACTTCTTGGGTATTTTTTCCGCTCTCGATGTAGAGTTAGGAAAATGTCATCTGAGTCAAGGGAAACAAAGAATGGAGATTTGTTCTCAATATGGAATTATGATGGAAAAATTGCATATGAAGACATCATTGAAGCAACAGAGGACTTTGACATTAGATATTGTATTGGAACAGGTGGTTATGGTAGTGTTTACAAAGCACAGTTGCCTAATGGTAAAGTGGTTGCCTTAAAGAAACTTCATCGCTTAGAGGCTGAGGATCCAAATTTTGACAAGAGTTTCAAAAATGAGGTCAAAATTTTAACGGAAATTCGACATCGGAATATTGTGAAACTGCACGGTTATTGTTTGCACAAACGATGCATGTTTTTGGTCTATGAGTATATGGAAAGGGGAAGTCTATTTTGTGTCCTACACAACAATGCTGAGGCTGTAGAATTGGATTGGATGAAGAGGGTGAACATAATCAAAAGTACAGCACATGCATTATCTTAtatgcatcatgaaggtgtCCCAGTAATTGTCCATCGAGATGTAACAAGCAACAATATTCTATTGAACTCTGAGTTAGAGGCATTTGTGTCAGATTTTGGCACGGCTAGACTCCTTGATTCAGATACCtccaatcaaactttaatggcTGGGACTTACGGTTATATTGCTCCAG AATTGGCCTACACTATGAAGGTGACTgaaaaaagtgatgtttataGCTTTGGAGTGGTGGCATTAGAAATATTAATGGGAAGGCATCCAGGCGAACTCTTgacatcattatcatcatctcAAAGTGTGATGCTAAATGAAATATTAGACAAGCGTCTCCCACCTCCAAATCGTTTGGTTGCACAGGATGTTTTTCTTGTTGCTGCAATTTCATTTGCTTGCTTACGTGCTAAACCAAAGTCTAGGCCAACAATGAAATCAGTGTCTCAAGAATTTCTTTGTCACAAGAAACCAATAATAAACCCCTTACATGCAGTTTCAGTATGGCAGCTAAGAAACCAAGAAACTTATATGGTTGGAGAGAGTGAAACCCATTTTGAAGGTCCTTGTTTTCTGGTTGAGAAAGATAATGTTTGA